Genomic DNA from Gaiellales bacterium:
CGAGCACCGCCGACGAGGCCAGGACGGTCTGCGCCGCGGAGCGGGTCGAGTCGAACGACCAGAGCACGATGATGACCGCGATCAGGATGATCACGGCCTCCGACACGCGCCGCAGAAGCCTGTAGCGGGTGGCGAAGACGGCCTGGTCGGCGACCGGCAGGTGCTCGGCGACCCGCTTGCCGACACGCTGCATGATCCGGTCGACGATCAGGATCGCGACAAGTCCCGCGGCGAGGACGATCAGCGCGACAGTGGCGTGGTGGCTCATGCGGCCGCCGCCCCGACCCGGTACGTCAGCCGGCCGGTGACGAAGTCCAGCAGGCCGACGGTGTGCACGCGGCCGCCGGGACGCGTCTGCCCCGAGACTCTCCACACGAGCTTCGCCTTCGCCACGAGCGGCGGCCTCCCTGCCCCGAGCGGCACCCGCAGGTTCGGCACGTAGAGCAGGTCGACCCGCACCGGGAGCACCGTCGTGCCCGCGAACGCCTGCACCGCGAGCGCCTTGGCCCGGCCCGGCGACCCGGCCCGCGCCGACCCGATCGCGTCGAGGGCGTCGAGCATGAACCCCCAGCCCTCCTGGGGCTGGGTGAGGAAGCTCACCGGCTCGCCCGGGCCGGTGGCCCGGCGGGCCAGCTCGGCCGGCCCGTACACGAGCACCGCCGCCGCCAGGACGGCCGTGATCCCCCAGAGCAGGCTGAGCCGCGTACGCATGGGCGGAGTTTAGAATCTCCCCTTCGTGCGCAGACTCCGCCTGCTGGCCGTGCTCGTCCCGCTGCTCGTGGCCACCGGGTGCGGGTTCAGGCCGGAGCCGATCGGCTCGCTGCCGTCCTTCCCCCAGGACGTCACCGACGGCATCGGCCGCCACGTCACGATGGAGTCGCAGCCGCGCCGGGTCGTCTCGCTCGACCCGGGCCTGACCGAGTCCGCCTTCGCCGTCGGCGCCGGCCCCCTGGTCGTGGCCGGCAGTGGACGCGAGCAGTACCCGGCGGCGGCATTGCGGCTGCCGCACGCGGCCGGCGCCGGCAAGACGCCCGGCGTCGCCCGCCTGCGCAAGCTCCACCCCGACCTCGTGCTCATGCCGAACGGGACGTCGGCGGGCGCGGCCGCGGCCATCCAGAAGGGCGTCGGCGTCCCAGTGTACGTGGCCGGGCCGGGCACGATCTCCGGCATCGAGCACGACGTCGACCAGGTCGGGGCGCTGACCGGGAACGCCTCCGCAGGGGCCGCGCTCGTGAAGCACATGCAGTCGCAGCTGGGCGCGGTGAAGGACGCGATCGGCGGCGAGGCGCCCGTCCCGGTGTTCGTCGACGAGGGCTTCTTCTACACCATCGACCCGTCCGGGATCGCGGCCCGGCTGATCGCAACGGCGGGCGGCGCAAACGTGGCCTCCGACGCCGTACCGGGCCAGTCGTTCCCGCTGGCGAAGCTGCGGGCGGGCGCGCCGCAGCTCTACCTCGCCATCGCCGGCCGCGGGGTGACCCTGGCCGGCCTGCGCCATAGCAAGGCGACGCGCGGCCTGCCCGCCGTACAGCATCGCCGCTTCACGCTCGTCGACGAGGGCGCGCTGACCGACACGGGCCCACGCGTCGCCACCGAGATCCGGGACCTGGCCCGGCTGCTGCACCCGTCGCTGCAGATCCGGTGAGCCGGTACGACGCCGTCCTGCTGGACGCCTTCGGGACGCTGATCGACATCGACCGGCCGTTCGAGCGGTTGCGGGAGTCGGTGCGCCGCCATCTCGGCGCCGAGATCAGCGTCGCCGCCGCCGAGCGCGCCCTGCGCGCGGAGATGACCTACTACGCCGACCACTGCCACGAGGGCGCCGACGGCGAAACGGTGGCGGAGCTGCGGTCGCGGTGCGCGGCGATCGTGCTCGCGGAGCTCGAGATCGACGCCGACCCGGTCCTGGCCGCGACGCTCCTGATCGACGCCATCGCGTTCCGCGCCTACGACGACGTCGCGCCTCTCCTCTCCGGCCTCGCGGCTGCCGGCGTCGGTGTCGCGGTAGTCTCGAACTGGGACTGCTCGCTCCCCGAGGCGCTGGCCTCCGCCGGGATCGAGGTGGCGCACGTGCTCTCGTCCGGGGCGATCGGATCGTCGAAACCTGACACCCGCATCTTCCACGCCGCGCTCGCGGCGGTCGGCGTCGCACCCGAGCGGGCGCTCCACGTGGGCGACACCGAGGAGACCGACGGGGTCGGCGCCCGGGCGGCCGGGATCGACGTGCGCATCGTCGATCGTGGCGGCCGCGCCGGAGGCGCGGATACGATCACCGCGCTGACCGACGTGCTCGACCTGCTGTGACCGACTCCTCCCGTCGCGACGCCGCCACCGCGGCCATCCACGCCGGCCGGCTCCCGGCGCTCGCCGGCGTCCCCGTGATCGCGCCCGTGCACCGCTCGGTGATCTACGAGTTCGTCGACGCGGACGAGTTCGGGAGGGTCATGGGGGATGCCAGCCAGGGCTACCTCTACACGCGCATCAGAAACCCGACCACCGACGAGCTGGGCGCCGTCGTCGCGGAGCTCGAAGGCGCGGAGGCGGGGCTCTGCTTCGCCTCCGGCATGGGCGCGCTCTCGGCGGCCGTCGCCGAGCTCGCACCGCCCGGCGCGGGCATGGTCGCCGCCACCCAGATCTACGGCCAGACACACCACATGGCCGCGACCCGGCCCGACGGCCGCCTGGTCGACATCTGCGACATGGACGCGCTGCGGCGGGCCTCCCAGGGCGCCGCGCTCGTGGTGTGCGAGACCGTCTCGAATCCCTCGCTGGCCGTGGCCGACATCCCCGCCGTCGCCGAGGTCGCGCACGCCGCCGGCGCCCGCCTCGTCGTCGACAACACGATCGCGACCCCGATCGGCTGCCGGCCGCTCGACCACGGCGCCGACGTCGTCTTCCATTCCGCCACCAAGTACCTGAACGGCCACTCCGACGTCCTCGCGGGCGTCGCCGCGGGCTCGGCCGAGCTGATCGGCCGCCTCGCCGAGCGCTCGCTCGAGCTGGGCGCCACGCTCGCCCCCGACTCGGCCTGGCTCGTGCGCCGCGGCGTGCGCACGCTGCACCTGCGGGTCGAGCGCGCCGCCGAGAACGCGATGGCGATCGCGACGTTCCTCGAGGGCCACCCGCGCGTGCGGCGGGTGATGTACCCCGGCCTTCCGTCACACCCGTCCCACGACGTCGCCCGGCGAATCCTGCGCAGCTTCGGCGGCCTGATGAGCTTCGAGGTCGAGGGCGGCCGCCCCGGCGGCGAGGCGGTCATGGACCGGGTCGAGCTCTGCCTGCGCGCGACCAGCCTCGGCGGTCTCGAGACGTGCATCTCCCACCCGGCGTCGACGAGCCACCGCCAGCTCTCGGCGGCGGAGCTGGCCGACGCGGGCATCGCCGAGGGCGACCTCCGGCTCACGGTCGGGTGCGAGCACGTGGACGACCTGATCGCGGACCTGGAGCAGGCGCTTCGTTGACCGCCGAGCCGGCTCCCCGCGTCTCCCCGTGGTGGATGGCCGCGCCCGCCCTGCTCTTCATCGCGAACTTCGTCGCGGCCGCGCTGACGTCCACCTCGTCGTCGAAAAACGCCGTCTACAGCGCCTCGGCCATCGTCGGCACGATCGTGGTCGATCTCGTCCTCATCGGCTACGTGCTCTTCGCCGTGCGCATGTCGCGGCGGCCCATCAAGCCGACGCTCGCGATCGTGCGCACGCCACTGCGGTCGGCCGTGCGGCTCGGGCTGGCCGCGCTCGGGGTGATCATCGTCGCCAACTTCGCCCTCGAGCCGCTGCTGCACGCGAGCCAACGACAGGGGATCGCGCCGACCCACGACCCGCGCACGACCCATCAGTGGGCCGTCCTTAGCATCGCGATCGTCGGGCTCGTCGTCGTGGCGCCGTTCGCGGAGGAGCTCGTGTTCCGCGGCCTCGGCTTCGCCACGCTCGGCCGCTACGCGCTGCCCCTGACGGCGGCCCTCTTCGCCCTCGCGCACGGGCTGCCGGTGCTGCTGATCCCGGTCGCGATCGCCGGTCTCGCGCTCGGCTGGGTGCGGCTGAAGAGCGGCTCGGTGCTGCCGGGAATGGGCGTGCACATGAGCCTGAACGCGCTCGCGCTGGCGCTCGCGCTGCTCGTCTCCTGACCCGGGGCGACCTTCGCGGATCCGGGGACGCCTGCGTAGACTCCTGCGGCATGGACGACCCCGTGCTCGCCTCCTACCGGGATCGGATCTCGGCCGCCGACGACAGCGTCCTCGAGGCGGTGAACCACCGCCTGAAGCTGGTCGCCGAGCTGCACGCGCACAAGCGCCGGAGCGGCCTGCCGCTGTTCGACGGCGCCCGCGAGCAGGACGTCATCGCCCGCGCGATCGCGCGCAACGGCGGCCCGCTCTCCGACGACGGCGTGCGCCAGCTCTACGCCCTGCTGCTGCCCCTCTGCACCGCCGAGGCCGCCCGGCTCGGCGAGGAGGCGGCGCCGGCCTGATGGGGGTCATCGCCGCCACCGACGTCACCCGCCGCTACGGCGAGGGCGATGCCGCCGTCGACGCGCTCAAGGGCGTCTCGCTGGACGTGCCCGCGGGCCAGTTCGCG
This window encodes:
- a CDS encoding ABC transporter substrate-binding protein, encoding MRRLRLLAVLVPLLVATGCGFRPEPIGSLPSFPQDVTDGIGRHVTMESQPRRVVSLDPGLTESAFAVGAGPLVVAGSGREQYPAAALRLPHAAGAGKTPGVARLRKLHPDLVLMPNGTSAGAAAAIQKGVGVPVYVAGPGTISGIEHDVDQVGALTGNASAGAALVKHMQSQLGAVKDAIGGEAPVPVFVDEGFFYTIDPSGIAARLIATAGGANVASDAVPGQSFPLAKLRAGAPQLYLAIAGRGVTLAGLRHSKATRGLPAVQHRRFTLVDEGALTDTGPRVATEIRDLARLLHPSLQIR
- a CDS encoding HAD family hydrolase, giving the protein MSRYDAVLLDAFGTLIDIDRPFERLRESVRRHLGAEISVAAAERALRAEMTYYADHCHEGADGETVAELRSRCAAIVLAELEIDADPVLAATLLIDAIAFRAYDDVAPLLSGLAAAGVGVAVVSNWDCSLPEALASAGIEVAHVLSSGAIGSSKPDTRIFHAALAAVGVAPERALHVGDTEETDGVGARAAGIDVRIVDRGGRAGGADTITALTDVLDLL
- a CDS encoding aminotransferase class I/II-fold pyridoxal phosphate-dependent enzyme produces the protein MTDSSRRDAATAAIHAGRLPALAGVPVIAPVHRSVIYEFVDADEFGRVMGDASQGYLYTRIRNPTTDELGAVVAELEGAEAGLCFASGMGALSAAVAELAPPGAGMVAATQIYGQTHHMAATRPDGRLVDICDMDALRRASQGAALVVCETVSNPSLAVADIPAVAEVAHAAGARLVVDNTIATPIGCRPLDHGADVVFHSATKYLNGHSDVLAGVAAGSAELIGRLAERSLELGATLAPDSAWLVRRGVRTLHLRVERAAENAMAIATFLEGHPRVRRVMYPGLPSHPSHDVARRILRSFGGLMSFEVEGGRPGGEAVMDRVELCLRATSLGGLETCISHPASTSHRQLSAAELADAGIAEGDLRLTVGCEHVDDLIADLEQALR
- a CDS encoding type II CAAX endopeptidase family protein, which codes for MTAEPAPRVSPWWMAAPALLFIANFVAAALTSTSSSKNAVYSASAIVGTIVVDLVLIGYVLFAVRMSRRPIKPTLAIVRTPLRSAVRLGLAALGVIIVANFALEPLLHASQRQGIAPTHDPRTTHQWAVLSIAIVGLVVVAPFAEELVFRGLGFATLGRYALPLTAALFALAHGLPVLLIPVAIAGLALGWVRLKSGSVLPGMGVHMSLNALALALALLVS
- a CDS encoding chorismate mutase; translation: MDDPVLASYRDRISAADDSVLEAVNHRLKLVAELHAHKRRSGLPLFDGAREQDVIARAIARNGGPLSDDGVRQLYALLLPLCTAEAARLGEEAAPA